One Nocardioidaceae bacterium SCSIO 66511 genomic window carries:
- a CDS encoding MFS transporter, which produces MSFGGVLGWSHPRLPEATVMAWTTLANTVGHGMFGVAAVLYFTRIQGLGATEVGLGLTIAGLCGLIAGIPLGHLSDRVGARELLIVLLVCGGCAAISVPFAGTQWWSFVVSVSALTAFDRGSAAVRSALIATSVRGAARLRVRAYLRAINFIGLSIGAAIGGVALVLDSALAYQIVLALNGVSCWIAALVMRRYPHVPPVPRESAVSLGHVFRDRSYVVVTLILASTGVQVAILDVGMPVWVNEFTEAPTWIVSVLFVVNTVTVVLGQVAMSRRIESVRTAARAASLAGFVFLVVCVLISLTEGGSAAQAVPLLLIAGALHALGEITQTAAQFCLGQDLAPQHAQGQYQGMASTGFSLSAMIGPSVIALLPIGLGAPGWWILGGVFVVLGLAMLPAVSWSVRTRPAFGVELP; this is translated from the coding sequence ATGTCTTTCGGGGGAGTGCTGGGCTGGTCGCATCCGCGGCTGCCCGAGGCCACGGTGATGGCGTGGACGACCCTTGCGAACACCGTCGGCCACGGGATGTTCGGCGTCGCGGCGGTGCTGTACTTCACCCGGATCCAGGGCCTCGGCGCGACCGAGGTCGGACTCGGCCTGACCATCGCCGGGTTGTGCGGTCTGATCGCGGGTATCCCGCTCGGTCATCTCAGTGATCGGGTCGGCGCCCGCGAACTGCTGATCGTTCTGCTCGTCTGCGGCGGATGTGCAGCGATCAGCGTTCCCTTCGCCGGAACCCAATGGTGGTCGTTCGTCGTCTCGGTGTCGGCTCTGACCGCGTTCGATCGCGGTTCGGCGGCGGTACGCAGCGCGCTGATCGCGACGAGCGTCCGCGGTGCGGCACGGCTGCGCGTACGTGCGTACCTTCGCGCGATCAACTTCATCGGCCTGAGCATCGGCGCGGCGATCGGCGGAGTCGCGCTGGTCCTGGACTCGGCGCTGGCCTACCAGATCGTGCTCGCTCTCAACGGTGTCAGCTGTTGGATCGCCGCGCTGGTGATGCGCCGCTATCCACACGTACCCCCGGTGCCACGGGAGTCCGCCGTATCCCTCGGGCACGTGTTCAGAGACCGCTCGTACGTCGTGGTGACACTGATCCTCGCGTCGACCGGCGTCCAGGTCGCGATCCTCGACGTCGGCATGCCGGTATGGGTCAACGAGTTCACCGAAGCGCCGACCTGGATCGTCTCAGTGCTGTTCGTGGTCAACACCGTCACCGTCGTGCTCGGACAGGTTGCGATGAGCCGCCGGATCGAGTCCGTACGTACCGCCGCGCGGGCGGCGTCGTTGGCCGGCTTCGTGTTCTTGGTCGTCTGCGTACTGATCTCGCTCACCGAGGGCGGGTCTGCTGCGCAGGCCGTACCACTGCTGCTGATTGCAGGAGCGCTGCACGCTCTTGGCGAGATCACGCAGACCGCTGCGCAGTTCTGTCTCGGCCAGGACCTCGCGCCGCAGCATGCGCAGGGTCAGTATCAGGGCATGGCCTCGACCGGGTTCTCGCTGTCGGCGATGATCGGTCCCTCGGTGATCGCCCTGCTCCCGATCGGACTCGGCGCACCCGGCTGGTGGATCCTCGGTGGCGTCTTCGTCGTGCTCGGACTCGCGATGCTGCCGGCGGTGAGCTGGTCGGTACGTACCCGCCCGGCGTTCGGCGTCGAGCTCCCGTGA
- a CDS encoding MOSC domain-containing protein: MSAVVESVNVGSTRPVPWGNLKRSAIDKRPVDGPVRVGVLGLEPDEIADLEHHGGPDQAVYAFAREDLDSWASELGGPIAAGGFGENLTTRGIDLNEAGIGDRWRIGTTILEVAGVRIPCSVFAGFVDQPRWVRRFTESRRPGAYLRVISEGAVEAGDAIEIVEHRTNPITIGLMFRALTTQRSLLPRLLEEPRVAKRARERAERYVTKTA; this comes from the coding sequence GTGAGTGCGGTCGTCGAGTCGGTCAACGTCGGTTCGACGCGACCGGTCCCGTGGGGCAATCTGAAACGCAGCGCCATCGACAAGCGTCCCGTCGACGGTCCAGTGCGCGTGGGAGTGCTCGGCCTCGAACCCGACGAGATCGCCGATCTCGAGCACCACGGCGGACCCGATCAGGCCGTGTACGCCTTTGCCCGGGAGGACCTCGACTCCTGGGCGAGCGAGCTCGGCGGTCCGATCGCTGCCGGAGGGTTCGGCGAGAACCTCACGACGCGCGGCATCGACCTCAACGAGGCAGGCATCGGCGACCGCTGGCGGATCGGTACGACGATCCTCGAGGTGGCCGGCGTACGCATCCCGTGCTCGGTCTTCGCCGGCTTCGTGGACCAGCCCCGTTGGGTGCGCCGCTTCACCGAATCGAGACGCCCGGGTGCGTACCTGCGGGTGATCAGCGAAGGCGCTGTCGAGGCGGGCGACGCCATCGAGATAGTTGAACATCGCACAAATCCCATTACAATCGGGCTGATGTTCCGAGCGCTGACCACGCAGCGATCGCTGCTTCCGCGGTTGCTCGAAGAGCCTCGGGTTGCCAAGCGGGCACGAGAACGGGCCGAGAGGTACGTGACGAAGACTGCGTGA
- the lepA gene encoding translation elongation factor 4: protein MATRPSDAPQPGATDPAILRNFCIIAHIDHGKSTLADRMLQHTGVVDDRSMRAQYLDRMDIERERGITIKSQAVRLPFAKREADGTAKQYVLNLIDTPGHVDFTYEVSRSMEACESAVLLVDAAQGIEAQTLANLYLAIEADLHIIPVLNKIDLPGAQPEKYAAELAHIIGCDVTDVLRVSAKTGEGVEELLNEVVEQTPPPTGDADAPPRALIFDSVYDTYRGVVTYVRVVDGKLTHRDRIAMMSTGAVHEMLEVGVISPEPTKAKEIGVGEVGYLITGVKEVRQSRVGDTVTSANKGATAPLGGYRHPTPMVFAGLYPIDGDDYPTLRDALDKLQLNDAALQYEPETSGALGFGFRCGFLGLLHMEIVRERLEREFDLDLISTTPNVVYRVDMEDGSEETVTNPSEYPTGKIETVHEPIVKATILSPSDFIGPIMELCQSRRGSLEGMDYLSEDRVELRYVLPLAEIVFDFFDALKSRTKGYASLDYEPTGEQQADLVKVDILLQGEPVDAFSAIVHRDAAYAYGVALASKLKDLIPRQQYEVPIQAAIGSRVIARETIRAIRKDVLAKCYGGDISRKRKLLEKQKEGKKRMKMVGRVEVPQEAFVAALSTGESKDKSGKK, encoded by the coding sequence ATGGCCACGAGACCCAGCGACGCACCACAACCCGGTGCGACTGATCCCGCGATCCTCCGCAACTTCTGCATCATCGCGCACATCGACCACGGCAAGTCGACGCTCGCCGACCGGATGCTCCAGCACACCGGTGTCGTCGACGACCGGTCGATGCGCGCGCAGTACCTCGACCGGATGGACATCGAGCGCGAGCGTGGCATCACCATCAAGAGCCAGGCCGTGCGGCTCCCGTTCGCGAAGCGCGAGGCCGACGGCACCGCGAAGCAGTACGTGCTCAACCTGATCGACACTCCCGGCCACGTCGACTTCACGTACGAGGTGAGCCGCAGCATGGAGGCGTGCGAGAGCGCAGTACTTCTGGTCGACGCGGCGCAGGGCATCGAGGCGCAGACGCTCGCGAACCTCTACCTCGCGATCGAAGCCGATCTGCACATCATCCCGGTCCTGAACAAGATCGACCTGCCCGGCGCGCAACCGGAGAAGTACGCTGCGGAGCTCGCGCACATCATCGGCTGCGACGTCACCGATGTGCTCCGGGTGTCGGCGAAGACCGGCGAGGGTGTCGAGGAGCTGCTCAACGAGGTCGTCGAGCAGACGCCGCCGCCGACCGGCGACGCCGACGCACCGCCGCGCGCGCTGATCTTCGACTCGGTCTACGACACCTATCGCGGGGTCGTGACGTACGTGCGCGTCGTCGACGGCAAGCTCACCCACCGTGACCGCATCGCGATGATGTCGACCGGGGCCGTCCACGAGATGCTCGAGGTCGGCGTGATCTCGCCCGAGCCGACGAAGGCGAAGGAGATCGGTGTCGGCGAGGTCGGTTATCTGATCACCGGCGTCAAGGAGGTACGCCAGTCTCGGGTCGGCGATACGGTCACGTCTGCCAACAAAGGCGCGACCGCGCCCCTCGGCGGCTACCGGCACCCGACGCCGATGGTCTTCGCCGGGTTGTACCCGATCGACGGCGACGACTACCCGACGCTGCGCGATGCGCTCGACAAGCTGCAGCTCAACGACGCGGCCCTGCAGTACGAGCCGGAGACGTCCGGAGCTCTCGGCTTCGGATTCCGCTGCGGCTTCCTCGGTCTGCTGCACATGGAGATCGTGCGCGAGCGACTGGAGCGCGAGTTCGACCTCGACCTGATCTCGACAACGCCGAACGTCGTCTACCGCGTTGACATGGAAGACGGCTCCGAGGAGACCGTCACCAACCCGTCCGAGTACCCGACCGGCAAGATCGAAACAGTGCACGAACCGATCGTGAAAGCGACGATCCTGTCGCCCAGCGACTTCATCGGTCCGATCATGGAGCTGTGCCAGAGCCGCCGCGGGTCACTCGAAGGCATGGACTACCTGTCCGAGGACCGCGTCGAGCTCCGGTACGTACTCCCGCTCGCCGAGATCGTCTTCGACTTCTTCGACGCGCTGAAGAGCCGTACGAAGGGGTACGCCTCGCTCGACTACGAACCGACCGGAGAGCAGCAGGCCGATCTGGTCAAGGTCGACATTCTGCTGCAAGGAGAGCCGGTCGACGCGTTCAGCGCGATCGTGCACCGAGACGCCGCCTATGCATACGGTGTCGCGCTCGCGAGCAAGCTGAAGGACCTCATCCCGCGTCAGCAGTACGAGGTGCCGATCCAGGCCGCGATCGGGTCGCGGGTCATCGCCCGCGAGACGATCCGCGCCATCCGTAAGGACGTACTCGCCAAGTGCTATGGCGGCGACATCAGCCGTAAGCGCAAGCTGCTGGAGAAGCAGAAGGAGGGCAAGAAGCGGATGAAGATGGTCGGTCGCGTCGAGGTTCCGCAGGAGGCGTTCGTCGCCGCCCTCTCGACCGGCGAGAGCAAGGACAAGTCGGGTAAGAAGTGA
- a CDS encoding aminoglycoside phosphotransferase family protein → MSTAAHGEQPGGRRLPYADAPIQVRAWVERELGSPVAISVDCSGGFSPGPAARVISHDGRRAFVKAVGPELNALTPGLLRSEIAALAAIPSHPSVPRVHASYDDGDWVALMLEDIPGSLPGRPWTVGALERVADTIADLQDVLDPCPWSDAPTASRRAAPMFDRWRDLVDDPPADLDPWWSAHLGELADLASTALDVIDGDQLAHWDLRSDNLLLTDDHVVLVDWGQARRGAAWMDPLLLVVDAVISGADVDPDRLRVRLPLLRDADSGDVARVVCAIAMAWRHTSRSPTVGLDSLRPWQRRWADALTRWLRELL, encoded by the coding sequence ATGAGCACGGCGGCACACGGCGAGCAACCCGGCGGCAGACGCTTGCCGTACGCCGACGCGCCGATTCAGGTTCGCGCGTGGGTCGAACGCGAGCTGGGCTCCCCGGTCGCGATCAGCGTGGACTGCTCGGGCGGCTTCTCGCCCGGGCCCGCTGCACGGGTCATATCGCATGACGGCCGGCGGGCATTCGTCAAGGCCGTCGGGCCGGAGCTCAACGCCCTGACGCCCGGGCTGCTGCGTAGCGAGATCGCGGCACTTGCCGCGATACCGTCGCATCCGAGCGTTCCTCGAGTGCATGCGTCGTATGACGACGGCGACTGGGTGGCGCTGATGCTCGAGGACATCCCCGGGTCCCTACCGGGTCGCCCGTGGACGGTTGGTGCTCTCGAGCGAGTCGCCGACACGATCGCGGACCTGCAGGACGTACTCGATCCTTGTCCGTGGAGCGATGCGCCGACAGCGAGCCGCCGCGCGGCGCCGATGTTCGATCGGTGGCGCGACCTGGTGGACGATCCGCCGGCCGACCTCGACCCCTGGTGGAGCGCACATCTCGGCGAGCTCGCCGACCTGGCGTCGACGGCACTCGACGTCATCGACGGTGACCAGCTCGCGCATTGGGACTTGCGATCCGACAACCTTTTGCTCACCGACGACCACGTGGTGCTGGTCGACTGGGGACAGGCTCGACGTGGCGCGGCGTGGATGGACCCGTTGCTCCTGGTCGTCGACGCCGTGATCAGCGGCGCCGACGTAGATCCTGACCGGCTGCGCGTACGCCTGCCGCTGCTCCGAGATGCCGACTCCGGCGACGTCGCACGAGTCGTCTGCGCGATTGCGATGGCCTGGCGGCACACGAGCCGCTCGCCGACGGTCGGACTCGACTCGTTGCGTCCGTGGCAGCGCCGCTGGGCGGATGCGCTCACGCGTTGGCTGCGCGAGCTGCTCTGA
- a CDS encoding GNAT family N-acetyltransferase yields MTRPEIRVDRAADDERFLATDQTVWFGEISPSPTDTQLLGVPENQRFAVEVDDTDPGTYAGIYGVRPMELAVPASTGRASLVPCAGLTWVGVHPDHRRRGVLTAMLRHHVEQTHREGVALSALHASEPAIYGRHGYGLATQEYELSLGRGTELRAPGLEEAAKTIRTSFATASDQGVAERLRECVLRSAPSTPGVIIGAQSFYSGIVDSSQRPEALRDNEPTRFLFAVRDGADVGVAVFRRHQKWEQARPKGKLEIFALEGDPATRLALLRRLLDFDLIATVTVPRVGVDDPLWSWIGPRVADDLTFNDNLWIRIVDLPAALPLRAYAADCDVVVDVDDPAAPWQAGRWRIRIRGGEAVAERTDDPADLAVPIAVLGSAYLGGANLIAMRRAGVLDELRSDAVAELSRAFRSDVAPYPATGF; encoded by the coding sequence ATGACCCGCCCCGAGATCCGAGTTGATCGCGCCGCCGACGACGAGCGCTTCCTCGCAACGGACCAGACCGTCTGGTTCGGTGAGATCAGCCCTTCGCCGACGGATACCCAGCTCCTCGGAGTGCCCGAGAACCAGCGGTTCGCGGTGGAGGTCGATGACACCGATCCCGGCACGTATGCCGGCATCTACGGCGTGCGGCCGATGGAGCTCGCGGTACCCGCCTCGACCGGTCGGGCATCGCTCGTGCCATGCGCCGGGCTCACGTGGGTCGGCGTACATCCAGACCACCGACGCCGCGGCGTACTGACCGCGATGCTGCGCCATCACGTCGAGCAGACTCATCGCGAAGGCGTCGCCTTGTCGGCACTGCATGCGAGTGAGCCGGCGATCTACGGCCGACACGGGTACGGGCTCGCCACGCAGGAGTACGAGCTGTCGTTGGGACGCGGCACGGAGCTGCGGGCGCCGGGGCTCGAGGAGGCGGCGAAGACCATCCGTACGAGCTTCGCCACGGCATCGGACCAGGGAGTGGCCGAGCGGCTTCGCGAATGCGTGCTGCGTTCCGCGCCCTCTACGCCGGGCGTGATCATTGGCGCGCAGAGCTTCTACTCGGGGATCGTGGATAGCAGTCAGCGCCCGGAAGCGTTGCGGGACAACGAGCCGACGCGCTTCCTGTTCGCGGTTCGTGACGGTGCGGACGTCGGTGTCGCGGTGTTCCGCCGCCATCAGAAATGGGAGCAGGCACGTCCGAAGGGCAAGCTCGAGATCTTCGCTCTGGAGGGCGATCCGGCAACGCGGCTCGCGCTGCTGCGCCGCCTGCTCGACTTCGATCTGATCGCGACCGTCACCGTGCCAAGGGTGGGCGTGGACGACCCGCTGTGGTCATGGATCGGCCCGCGCGTCGCCGATGACCTCACGTTCAACGACAACCTGTGGATCCGGATCGTCGACCTCCCGGCAGCGCTCCCCCTACGCGCCTACGCCGCCGACTGCGATGTCGTGGTCGACGTCGACGACCCGGCTGCACCGTGGCAGGCGGGGCGATGGCGGATCCGCATCCGCGGCGGCGAGGCAGTCGCCGAACGCACCGATGACCCGGCAGACCTCGCTGTACCCATTGCCGTACTCGGGTCGGCGTACCTCGGCGGCGCGAACCTGATCGCCATGCGTCGAGCGGGCGTGCTCGACGAACTCCGGTCGGATGCGGTCGCGGAGCTCTCGCGCGCGTTCCGATCCGACGTCGCTCCATATCCTGCGACCGGCTTCTGA
- a CDS encoding YccF domain-containing protein translates to MRLILNIIWLVFGGLWLALGYAVAGIICCILIVTIPFGIASFRIANYALWPFGRTTVPNPGAGVPSLIGNVIWIVFAGWWLALGHIVTGIAQCITIIGIPLGIANFKLIPVSLLPLGYRIVPTDRPFAGSAAYAA, encoded by the coding sequence ATGCGGTTGATCCTGAACATCATCTGGCTCGTCTTCGGCGGGCTGTGGCTTGCGCTCGGCTACGCCGTCGCGGGAATCATCTGCTGCATTCTGATCGTGACGATCCCGTTCGGCATCGCATCGTTTCGAATCGCGAACTATGCACTCTGGCCGTTCGGGCGTACGACCGTCCCGAACCCAGGAGCCGGCGTCCCTTCGCTCATCGGCAACGTGATCTGGATCGTCTTCGCGGGCTGGTGGCTTGCCCTCGGTCACATCGTCACGGGCATCGCGCAATGCATCACCATCATCGGCATCCCGCTCGGGATCGCGAACTTCAAGTTGATCCCGGTCTCCTTGCTCCCCCTCGGATACCGCATCGTGCCGACCGATCGACCTTTCGCAGGCTCGGCTGCGTACGCGGCCTAG
- the rpsT gene encoding 30S ribosomal protein S20, with the protein MANIKSQIKRNRQNDAARERNKAVRSALKTSVRRFDEAVEAGNTDDAKKFAHDATRRLDKAATKGVIHKNQAANRKSAIAKKAAAL; encoded by the coding sequence GTGGCGAACATCAAGTCGCAGATCAAGCGCAACCGGCAGAACGACGCCGCGCGCGAGCGCAACAAGGCCGTTCGTTCGGCGCTGAAGACGTCGGTCCGTCGCTTCGACGAGGCCGTCGAAGCCGGCAACACCGATGACGCCAAGAAGTTCGCGCACGACGCGACCCGCCGCCTCGACAAGGCCGCGACCAAGGGCGTCATCCACAAGAACCAGGCTGCGAACCGCAAGTCGGCCATCGCCAAGAAGGCCGCGGCGCTCTAG
- the holA gene encoding DNA polymerase III subunit delta — translation MATKTASKSPFGTVTLVTGSAEFLSERAVSRLMAAIRAEAPDADETDVLASSVAAGELPSLTSPSLFSSARALVIRELPELGDDAQQDLLAYAVAPSPDVACVLVHPGGNKGKGVLDKLRKLGGVHEVASAPPKPWELGGWVAGEVREHGGTITDDAASFLVTAVGNDLRALAAACDQLVSAVAPAAGSRSRVTIDLVRRYFDGRAEVKSFDIADAAIEGKLGVALEQLRWALGNNVAPVLIISAFASGLRSLAKLQSAPRGLRDAELAREIGAPAFRVRSLRAQLRSWDQSGLAGALSAVARADLDVKGGAGDAEYALEHMVLSVYRSRTR, via the coding sequence ATGGCAACGAAGACCGCGTCGAAATCCCCGTTCGGCACCGTGACTCTGGTGACCGGATCGGCCGAGTTCCTGTCCGAGCGTGCCGTGTCGCGGCTGATGGCCGCGATCCGCGCCGAGGCGCCCGATGCGGATGAGACCGATGTACTTGCCTCATCCGTTGCCGCCGGCGAGTTGCCTTCGCTGACGAGCCCGTCACTGTTCTCCTCTGCCCGTGCATTGGTCATCCGTGAGCTGCCCGAGCTCGGTGACGACGCCCAGCAGGATCTGCTCGCGTACGCGGTCGCTCCGTCGCCCGATGTCGCATGCGTACTCGTGCACCCCGGTGGCAACAAGGGCAAGGGCGTTCTCGACAAGCTGCGTAAGCTCGGGGGCGTACACGAGGTCGCGTCTGCGCCGCCCAAACCATGGGAGCTCGGTGGCTGGGTCGCCGGCGAGGTTCGTGAGCACGGCGGCACGATCACTGATGACGCGGCGTCCTTCCTGGTCACCGCTGTGGGCAACGATCTGCGAGCCCTCGCGGCCGCCTGTGATCAGCTCGTCTCGGCAGTCGCCCCCGCCGCGGGCAGCAGATCGCGGGTCACGATCGACCTCGTGCGCCGCTACTTCGACGGCCGCGCCGAGGTGAAGAGCTTCGACATCGCAGATGCGGCCATCGAGGGCAAGCTCGGCGTTGCACTCGAGCAGTTGCGGTGGGCGCTCGGCAACAATGTCGCGCCGGTCCTGATCATCAGCGCCTTCGCGTCCGGGTTGCGCTCACTGGCAAAGCTCCAGTCCGCCCCGCGTGGCCTGCGAGACGCCGAGCTCGCCCGCGAGATCGGAGCGCCGGCGTTTCGGGTGCGGTCGCTACGGGCTCAGCTACGGTCCTGGGACCAATCCGGCCTGGCCGGCGCGTTGTCGGCCGTTGCGCGCGCCGACCTCGATGTGAAGGGCGGCGCCGGAGATGCGGAGTACGCCCTCGAGCACATGGTGCTCTCGGTCTACCGCTCGCGTACACGGTGA
- a CDS encoding ComEC/Rec2 family competence protein yields MSDVDRAGVDYRMAVPALIAWAGAAVAVGRRPGEVMLAAVVAGVAGVITARRGLRLATITLLVLSATCLVAGLRLTTASTGPVAALAADGAAVSLRLDVVSDPRTIDIGYAELVVVEARATHVEGRGVSADTREPIVVFADEEWADVRLGESVDASGVLSPSDSSDHAAELHGNSDYTVVGDPAWWWDASAELRAAVTESVSRRSDDVAALVPALVHGDDQAMPEQLADDFRASGLTHLLAVSGTNLTLVVGFLLLIARLFGVRGRWKIAIAVAGTVGFVLLARPEPSVVRAAAMGLVAIAGLGAGGSGRGIRALSWAIVGLLLLDPWLARTAGFVLSVCATAGILVLAPPWRDRLARWMPRWCAEAVAVPLAAQLACTPAVAVISGQVSFVAVAANLLVAPAVGPATVLGLLGGLVALFSDPASHLVGWFTGLFAGWIVAVGHRSAAFPGAAAEWGSSAPTIIAITVVTILLAAGCYWGLSRPLVCVPAVVLVSVLIVRPVSVGWPPDGWAMVMCDVGQGDALVLNVGSGQAVVVDTGPEPRLVDRCLDDLGIDRIPLVVLTHAHADHTGGLGGVLDGRRVGAVGVGAEALLDTSGVPLVQLDYGTQQQVGDLAWTVLAPSKEVAEGELAESDGAAVNNTSVVLLAEVQGVRMLLTGDIEPEAQAAVLQAMADPAVDVLKVPHHGSASQDPALFERVDADFALISVGADNDYGHPAPAMLDLAEQNEMRVVRTDVAGDIAVVVDGHRSTIVTR; encoded by the coding sequence GTGAGCGACGTCGACCGGGCCGGTGTCGACTATCGGATGGCGGTTCCGGCACTGATCGCCTGGGCGGGAGCGGCGGTCGCGGTCGGTCGCCGGCCGGGTGAGGTGATGCTCGCCGCAGTGGTCGCGGGTGTCGCCGGTGTCATCACCGCCCGGCGCGGGCTACGACTGGCCACGATCACCCTGCTCGTCCTCTCGGCGACCTGTCTCGTCGCCGGTTTACGACTCACGACCGCGTCGACAGGCCCGGTAGCCGCGTTGGCTGCCGATGGCGCCGCGGTCAGCCTCCGGCTCGATGTCGTCAGCGATCCGCGCACGATCGACATCGGATACGCGGAACTCGTCGTGGTCGAAGCCCGCGCCACCCACGTCGAGGGCAGGGGAGTGTCGGCCGACACTCGCGAGCCGATCGTCGTCTTCGCCGACGAGGAGTGGGCCGATGTCCGGCTGGGGGAGTCGGTCGATGCGTCGGGGGTACTCAGCCCGTCCGACTCGTCCGACCATGCGGCTGAGTTGCATGGGAACTCGGATTACACAGTTGTCGGCGACCCCGCGTGGTGGTGGGACGCGTCGGCCGAGTTGCGCGCCGCCGTCACGGAGTCGGTCTCGCGCCGCTCCGATGACGTTGCCGCACTCGTTCCTGCGCTCGTACATGGCGACGACCAGGCGATGCCCGAACAACTCGCCGACGACTTCCGGGCGAGCGGGCTGACCCATCTGCTCGCCGTTTCGGGCACGAACCTCACGCTCGTCGTCGGCTTCCTGCTGCTGATCGCGCGACTGTTCGGCGTCCGCGGAAGATGGAAGATCGCGATCGCGGTCGCCGGCACCGTTGGGTTCGTGCTCCTCGCGCGTCCGGAGCCCAGCGTCGTACGCGCCGCGGCGATGGGTCTCGTCGCCATCGCCGGACTCGGGGCCGGGGGCAGCGGGCGAGGCATCAGAGCATTGTCCTGGGCGATCGTCGGCCTTCTGCTGCTCGACCCGTGGCTCGCGCGTACCGCAGGATTCGTGTTGTCGGTTTGTGCGACCGCCGGGATCCTCGTACTGGCGCCGCCATGGCGCGACCGGCTCGCGCGTTGGATGCCGCGCTGGTGCGCCGAGGCCGTCGCCGTTCCTCTTGCCGCGCAGCTCGCCTGTACGCCCGCGGTGGCGGTGATCTCGGGTCAGGTGTCGTTCGTCGCCGTCGCCGCGAACCTCCTGGTAGCACCGGCGGTCGGTCCGGCAACGGTGCTCGGGCTGCTCGGCGGGCTGGTCGCGCTCTTTTCGGATCCGGCGAGTCACCTCGTCGGCTGGTTCACGGGTCTGTTTGCCGGTTGGATCGTGGCGGTCGGACACCGCAGCGCCGCATTTCCGGGTGCGGCGGCCGAATGGGGTTCGTCCGCACCGACGATCATCGCGATCACCGTGGTGACGATCCTGCTCGCTGCGGGGTGCTACTGGGGCTTGTCACGACCACTCGTCTGCGTACCCGCAGTCGTCCTGGTCTCGGTTCTGATCGTGCGCCCGGTCAGCGTCGGGTGGCCGCCGGACGGGTGGGCGATGGTCATGTGTGATGTGGGCCAGGGCGATGCGCTCGTGCTGAACGTCGGGTCCGGGCAGGCCGTCGTCGTCGACACCGGTCCCGAGCCGCGGCTCGTCGACCGGTGTCTCGACGATCTCGGTATCGACCGCATCCCGCTCGTCGTGCTTACCCATGCCCACGCCGATCACACTGGTGGACTCGGCGGAGTGCTCGATGGACGCCGGGTGGGTGCTGTGGGTGTCGGCGCCGAGGCTTTGTTGGACACCTCGGGAGTGCCACTCGTGCAGCTCGATTACGGCACACAGCAGCAGGTCGGCGACCTGGCGTGGACGGTTCTTGCGCCGTCCAAGGAGGTCGCCGAAGGCGAGCTTGCCGAAAGCGACGGCGCCGCGGTCAACAACACGAGTGTCGTGCTGCTCGCCGAGGTTCAGGGTGTGCGCATGCTGCTCACCGGTGACATCGAGCCCGAGGCGCAAGCGGCGGTACTGCAGGCGATGGCAGATCCGGCCGTTGACGTCCTCAAGGTCCCGCATCACGGCAGTGCGAGCCAGGATCCAGCGCTGTTCGAGAGGGTCGACGCCGACTTCGCGCTCATCAGCGTCGGCGCCGACAACGACTACGGTCACCCGGCACCCGCCATGCTGGACCTCGCCGAGCAGAACGAGATGCGTGTCGTACGCACCGATGTCGCCGGCGACATAGCCGTTGTCGTCGACGGACACCGGTCGACGATCGTCACCCGATGA